The Malus sylvestris chromosome 12, drMalSylv7.2, whole genome shotgun sequence genome contains a region encoding:
- the LOC126593775 gene encoding DNA damage-repair/toleration protein DRT102, which translates to MAEEAPSKRPLKIIAGADSFGCSLKDALVSHLRSLNIDVEDLGTSSYYSVAADVRCRVSSSTSDSEEIRGLVACGTGVGVSIFANKFPGVFAATCLTPSDAQNARSINNSNVLAVSGMSTSPDSAIEILDTWLNTPFKSPCPASDSKPWPAEIESFLDNSIQEMPKIGGANKIVDSEEASCAICCLVKNRELNPIDIIPGGSMKILRETPTSAIVRFKAGSVEPAHHHTFGHDLVVLWGKKSVWNLTKEKRFDLTGGDYLFTPAGDVHRVKYYEDTEFLITWDGHWDMFFDEDLEAAKKAVQQDLEKGSE; encoded by the coding sequence ATGGCCGAGGAAGCTCCCAGCAAACGCCCACTGAAAATCATAGCCGGCGCCGACTCCTTCGGCTGCTCTCTTAAGGACGCCTTGGTGTCCCACCTCCGCTCCCTCAACATCGACGTCGAAGACCTTGGCACCTCCTCCTACTACTCCGTCGCCGCTGACGTCCGCTGCCGCGTCTCCTCCTCCACCTCCGATTCCGAGGAGATCCGCGGCCTCGTCGCCTGTGGTACCGGCGTCGGAGTCTCAATCTTCGCCAACAAGTTCCCCGGCGTATTCGCCGCCACGTGCCTCACTCCCTCCGACGCCCAGAACGCCCGATCCATCAACAACTCCAACGTCCTCGCCGTCTCCGGCATGTCCACGTCACCGGACTCCGCCATCGAGATCCTCGACACCTGGCTCAACACCCCCTTCAAATCCCCCTGCCCCGCTTCCGACTCCAAACCCTGGCCGGCCGAAATCGAGTCCTTCCTCGACAATTCAATCCAAGAAATGCCCAAAATTGGAGGGGCTAATAAAATTGTGGATTCCGAGGAGGCTTCTTGCGCAATCTGCTGTTTGGTGAAGAACAGGGAATTGAACCCGATCGACATTATCCCCGGCGGGTCGATGAAGATTCTGAGGGAGACGCCGACGTCGGCGATTGTTAGGTTTAAGGCCGGGAGCGTGGAGCCGGCGCACCACCACACGTTCGGGCACGATCTGGTGGTGCTGTGGGGGAAAAAGAGCGTGTGGAATTTGACTAAAGAGAAAAGGTTCGACCTAACCGGCGGGGATTACTTGTTTACTCCGGCGGGGGATGTGCACAGAGTCAAGTACTATGAAGATACTGAGTTTTTGATCACCTGGGATGGCCATTGGGACATGTTTTTTGATGAGGATCTTGAGGCTGCTAAGAAGGCTGTTCAGCAGGATTTGGAGAAGGGGTCCGAGTGA